In the genome of Lactobacillus intestinalis, the window TAACAATCCCTGAATCCCCATATACAATTCTATGATACCCACAGCTAAATAGATAATTGCATCACGTTTTAGATTATTTTGATTAAGGCTAAAGTAGGCACCGTTAATAATTGAATAAACTGAAAATACTGTTATTCCCACCATAATTGGCATGATAAGAAGAAAATCATACGATAATTTTAGATTAAAAATTTTTAAAAGCCATAGAATTAAGCAATTATAGATTGTCATCGTAGTGAAACCATATTTAAATCCGCGATTACGAACTGCTTCTTGCCTTTCATCCCACTTAAGCTTGGTCTTCGATCTTTTCGAAAATAAAACAAAATAAGTAATTACCAATATTAATATAAAAACAATTACATTTATGGCATCCATTTTAAGGACCTTCTTTCTAAATTTAATTTTATTGTAAATAATATTTGTTTAAATGTAAAGTATATTTTACATTATGGCAAAAAAATAAGCACTCTAGTATTTCACTAGGGTGCTTTCTTATTTAAGCATAAACTTCGTGCTTAAGTACACCAACATAAGGCAAATTACGGTAAAACCCATCATAATCTAAACCATAACCAACCAAAAATTCATCTGGAGCAGTAAAACCGTAGTAATCCGCATGAAAATCAACCACACGAGTATCTGGTTTGTCAAGCATTGCCACAACTTCTACGCTCTGGGCACCGCGATCCTTCATCACTTCACTAAGTGCTTTAAGGGTGCGACCTGTATCAACAATATCTTCCATAAAAATTACAGGGCGTCCTTTTACATCAGACTTTATATCTTGGACGATTTTAACATGACCGGTTGAATTTGCACCGTCATAACTAGATGCCTTGATTGGATCGATGTTCAACTTAAAATTAAGTCGCTTAATCATATCACTTGCAAAAATCATTGCACCATTAAGAACCGGAATCACGATTGGTTCTTGACCTTCATACTTATCATTTAATTCATCGGCCATTTCATCCATACGTTTATTAAGTTGATCTTGACTATACAATACCTTTTCAATGTCGTTGTTCATTCTGAATGTTTTCCCTCTCAAATTAGTTAACGATCAGATTTTAACACATGTAAAAAGTTTTTTCAGCATTTTTAAGAAAAAACCGTCTAATTTATTAACAAATCTTAAATTGTTATTTATTATAGTTCGTATTTTTAGGAACAAAAATCAAGGCTAGTATTA includes:
- a CDS encoding DUF6442 family protein; translation: MDAINVIVFILILVITYFVLFSKRSKTKLKWDERQEAVRNRGFKYGFTTMTIYNCLILWLLKIFNLKLSYDFLLIMPIMVGITVFSVYSIINGAYFSLNQNNLKRDAIIYLAVGIIELYMGIQGLLMTPREWDDHIIFLALGLFLLLSGMAQLYYNYRSRIEK
- the hpt gene encoding hypoxanthine phosphoribosyltransferase, producing MNNDIEKVLYSQDQLNKRMDEMADELNDKYEGQEPIVIPVLNGAMIFASDMIKRLNFKLNIDPIKASSYDGANSTGHVKIVQDIKSDVKGRPVIFMEDIVDTGRTLKALSEVMKDRGAQSVEVVAMLDKPDTRVVDFHADYYGFTAPDEFLVGYGLDYDGFYRNLPYVGVLKHEVYA